In a genomic window of Equus przewalskii isolate Varuska chromosome 4, EquPr2, whole genome shotgun sequence:
- the STMP1 gene encoding short transmembrane mitochondrial protein 1, which translates to MLQFLLGFAFGNVVGMYLAQNYDIPNLAKKLEDIKKDLDAKKKPPSS; encoded by the exons CTTGGATTTGCTTTTGGCAACGTGGTTGGAATGTATCTGGCTCAGAACTACGAC atacCAAACCTGGCTAAAAAACTTGAAGATATTAAAAAGGACTTGGATGCCAAGAAGAAACCTCCTAGTTCATGA